The Engraulis encrasicolus isolate BLACKSEA-1 chromosome 24, IST_EnEncr_1.0, whole genome shotgun sequence DNA window GCCCGTTGTAGTCCCAGAACCGGAGCCTGTCGTCGTTCCCGAACCTGCACCAGAGCCCGTTGTTGTACCGGAACCCGTTGTTGTTCCAGAGCCCGTACCTGAGCCAGTAGTAGAGGCGCATGTGCCTGAGCCAGCACCAGAGCCCCCTGTGGTTGTTAAAGAACCACCAGTAGTAGCAGCCCCACCGCCAGAGCCAGAGCCTGTTGTAGTTAGTGAACCTGTCACTGTACCAGAGGAACCACCTAAAGTCGAAGAACCCGTTGTTGTAGAGCCCCCTAAAGTGGAAGAACCAGCTCCAGCACCCGAACCTAAAGTGGAAAAGCCAGAACCAGCTTGTAAGTACTCTAAGATATTATATTGCTGTGTAATTGTGTCTTACCACTGATGAAGCTTAACGCTTAACATAAGATGATGATGCCTCTCATGGAAGCTAGGTTTGCTGTGGTATTGTTAATTTCTTCGTGGTTTCAGAATTCCTTCTATTAAAATACACCTTTTGACGTTTGTTGCATTGTGTACATTGTGATTCACATTTTCAGCACATTTGTCGCAAATTCGTTATTTACTGCCAGCAAATATTGGCGATTGGTTTTGTTACTTGGCATGCTTGCTACGATAGCATAGCAATGTCTTGACTGGGATGGCTAGATCTGACATGGCAGACATAACGTTTCGCTGCCGCAAACATAGGTCAGATAAACGGTTATAGATTAATCTGGCGACAAAAGTCGATGGTTTTCATGTTGGGTGCTTCATtttcgggtttttttttacacGGTGCTGATGCTGGTGATAACACTTGGCATGAGCTTCAAGGCATGAAAATGATGATGCGGCCCACCTGTTTTCATTTGCCAACATCAGGAGGCGTCAATGTGCGGCTGAATTCGCCATAGCAAAGCAAAGGCGTTGAACTAGCTTGAACGTTTCGCCGGGCCGCACTGGAATGCGTTTGTCAGCCAGACAGCAAATGTTACAGTTCCTCTTACCATCGCATTTCAGGCAAGTCACAACATATGTGAATGTGGGTTTTATTTTTTGCATGCGATGTGTGAGGTGAAGGGTAACATTTTTCATGACTTGGCAGCAATGCTTGGTGTCCGGGTCTGGTGTTAGCAAGCTAGCTATTCTTATGTtgaaacaaagacatttcataTGGTTCAGTGCAAAACATGTTCATATCCCATCAGCTTTAGATATTAATCGAAATATGTCAGTTGCATGCCGCCATCATCATTGTTTCTTGCACTGCGACACTTGCACTGCATTTAATGTTTTCTTATGTCCTCGATGGTAACGCAGATATTAAGGTTAACCACATTAGCGAAATGTGATGTTGCTTTATTTGGCCTGCTGTGGTTCTATTCACATGAGGGTGAAGTTTAGGTTATGGCCGAACCGTTATTGAAACTGTTCTATGTGAGTGGCGTGTCCTTTTAACATTAGCATTAGTTATTGTACTTGAGGGAAAATCGGGATCTGTTATTCAGGGCGGGGTTCATGATGACAAATGAGTCTGACGGAGATTGGCTAACAATGCAAGGCCCCTGAAGGCGCTGTCAGATGGATCCGAAGCCTCCTCCTAGGCCGAGGTGTAGCTTCACTTGCACGGCAGCAGATTGTGAGGGTGTGGTCAACGGAGCCACATGAGATCATGGCCCAAAGAAAAACATTGGTTTGTGGACTGAAAGGGCCCGGGGTGGCTTTACCGGTGGGATAAAGACATTCAGCATATCTGTACATTCAAGACAGAAGAGTATAattattaaaattattttttgagTAATTGGTTTAATTGTGGAATAATTGAAAATATCTTGATATAAAATTGTAATCTTGTCTAATGttcatgtatgcatgtctgtcagTTCCATGTTTCACCAGAAGGGAGGTGTAATAGACTGTCTGTTGACTCTTTGAGGCCATTTATTTGGACTGTAACCAAATCTAGCAAGCATCACCCTCCCATTAAGCTAAACGTAATTCAGACAAGGGCGTTGCTAGCCATTGTTTGGGTGTATGAAATAATATTATTTTGGGGCCCTTAGTACCTCATCCATATCAAAGTTCAATGTTGGGCTCAGGTGAAGCTCTATGAACATGACTTCTTCTATGAACACCAACCCCAATTTATATCTAAATTCAAGATGCTACAATTTTGGCTACacacatttcatgtttttattctGGGCTTTTTTTTAGTAGTGTGAGTCTCCCAACTTGATCCATGTTATTCACCTGTACAAGTTTTGGATTCAGTTTTTAATCTGAATTTCCAAGCCACTCTTTGTGCTCCGTCTTTGTTGAATGTCTCATTCATCCCATTGATCTGAAACACACTCCCTCTAATGATAGGAAATGAATACAATTAGGTTTTAATAGGAGACATTACatttgtatgtgctgtgtgtaatGTGCTCTAGCTGCAAGTGATTTTCTGTTACTTATGTAAACCAAGCCAATATTATTTTTGTTGTCAATTTACCTCTGGGCTACATTCCTAAATTAATGTATGGTGTATTTGAGTAAGCAATGCAAATTTGTTGTCCAGAGAGATAAAATGGTATGTATGTCTTGGGGTCTTCCTGTCTTTCCTGACTCTGTGTAATTTATGCTACAGTATGTAAATCATATTACTGCTTTCTACTTTCCTCCTTTTAATATTCTTTTCCCTCctcatcattttctttctttctctctctctctctctctctctctctctgctgtcgccGCTGTGTGTTTCTTCCAGGTGAACCAGCCCCTGCcgcccctgctcctcctctgctgatGCAATACTCTGCTGGCAAGTTCTATCTCTTGCTTACTGACATACTGTCTTTTGCTATCTTAAATTTCCCCCTTCTCTCGTTTCGCACTTGGGCTCTTGTCAGTCGTCTGGCAGTGTTTTCTGTGAATTTAactaacttttaaatgcattTGTATTTGTTACGCATGATTTCTTTGTCGTCATGTGAAATGCCCTGGGCCTGGTGTTATCACAACACAGCCGCAGTGTCAGCTGCAAGTCTATATACAGTTCAGTAAGAGCATGATGCACACTTTGCACTTGCCTGTAGTCAAATTTCCAGATGAGCCAATAGTGTGACAGAGTGAAGGAATGGCCTGTTAGTGTTATTGCTCGATTGGAAACTGTCTACATCACAGAATGACAATGTAGCTTATATGTATGGTATGCCATTTGGGAGTGCAATGTCTTGCAAAACAAATTAGCACATTGCCACAAAATCCACCTGTTTGTCTTACTAACTGTTATCATGTGGAAAACACGACTACACCGTCTGTGGCCATAATCTTTATCAACAACTGTGTCTTAGCTATAGTCACAGTACTGGGACAAAAAACTGCATACAACCAGACAACACCAAATAAATAAAgcaaagtctttgttgttgcaaAGGTTGCAGCCTAAGTAGCTCAGGTTTTCAGATGTTTCCGAATCTGAAAGGATTCCTCAAGTCATTTGAGCCATAGATAGGGCAATATGATCACCATAGTGATGGCTTGGTGTCTTCAGAGGAACCCACACACCCACTCCTTCCCCTCTCACTTACAGTTGATCCCCTCCCCTTGAACTATTTGATCTATATGTTTCAAATGCCTCTAATCCAACAGAGCACTGGAGTCCTTCATTGCTAACTTCACAGGATAATACCACGGTTTCAATGGATTCAGGCAACAAGGATAACATGACATCTGGACTGTCCGCGTTTCAACGGGACCTGTTGGGCGGATCGGACGACGACCTTCAGTTTGACATGCAGAAGAACCCATTCCAAAGCGTCAGCCTGGCCGACAGCATGAGCACTGGCCTCTCCCATTTCGAAGACGAGCCTGTCGGTTTCGGTGGTAAGCCAGCCCAGATGTCTGAGAGCCCGACACCTGACTTGGTCCAGTACGCACATGACGGGGATGCGCTGGACAGCTCTCCGTTTCAGAATTTCGGCAAAGCCTTTGAGTCGGCTCCTGCTCCGTCTATGCCTCCGGCCCCGGCAGCCGTCGCTGAGCCAGTTATACCACCTTTCAGCTCCTCGTTGCAGTTTTCCACAACGACTGCGGAGGCTGAGGAGCCTGGCGTTGTGCCACCTGTTCTTCCAGACATCCTGAAGTCTTCTCCTCTTAACCCAGACAAGCTTGACTCGGGCTCCTCTGAGGGAAGCCCAGACACCAGCCCTATCCACAGGCGAGTCACTGAGTCTCCAAACATCCCTAAAGCGTTGTCACCCAACAACCCATTCGCGTTCGATTCCAAGATCTCCCTGCTGAAGGAGATGGCCGAAGAGACCGAACAGAAGGCAAagatagaagaagagaagaagaagctcACTCCAAGTCCACTCACAGAGACCTTTGGGGCCTTTGACCTGGTCAAGGAAGCCAAGGACACGCCGGCCGTAGAGCCGcccaagaagcagcagcagcagcaggatgatGACGAACGAGATTGGGACCCACCCATCAAGGACACGGCAAAGGTGGCGGACAAGTTTGAGTGCTTAAGCTTCCCCAGCAGGAAAGTTCAGGAAGATTCCGACTCCGAGTGCGCCTCAGCTGATTCTCTGTCCCCGGTCCTGGAGGCGATGGCCAAAAACCCCACCAGCTTCCAGGTGGAAAGCGATAAGGTGAAGATGATGCCCAAAGACGACAATAAGGAGGTCGTCGAGGCCATGGAAGAAGCATCCGAGCCGGAGGTGTCTTCTGAAGAGTTCGAGTTTGTCGAGAGGCCACCCCGCGGTGCAATCGACGAGTTTTTGGAAACGCTGGATTCCTCCAAGTTCTCGAAGACACCGGAGTTCACTTCACGCGAAGAACCGACCTCACGCTTTGACAAGGAAGATCTCCTCGCAGGCGTgtcctccaccaccacaacaataacaacatccAAGGAATCGGCGACCAGTCAGAGCTCCTCTTACCTCCTCCTCACGGACCCGTCGGGAAAGTCTTCTCCTCAGCGAAGCAAAGCCGGTCTTGAACTGGGAGACCTCCACGAGTCCCTCTCCAAACCCACTCCGCCTCCGCCTCAGCCCAGCACTGAGACGGCAAAGAAGAGTGTGGAGAGGACCGGCCTGAAGGTGCCCGTTCTGACCCCAGGAGCAGGTAAACTCTATGGACAGTACAGTAGATCATTTCATCCTCCCAGAAGACTTAAGTTCATCCCCAGACCCATCCAtcttttttcttcccctttctgttcttcattttttttttatcttttgtgTTTATGCAAGTCACCAGCATTGCCATGTACACATTAAGCTTCTGTGttttgatgactgtgtgtgtgtgtgtgtgtgtgtgtgtgtgtgtgtgtgtgtgtgtgtgtgtgtgtgtgtgtgtgtgtgtgtgtgtgtgtgtgtgtgtgtgtgtgtgtgtgtgtgtgtgtgtgtgtgtgtgtgtgtgtgtgcatttgtgcatttgtgttcgaggttgcatgagtgcatgcaagtttgtgtgtgtgtgaacaatgaCATGCATGCTACTAACTTAAATTAGTATAATAATTTAATTTAGGATCATTTTATTTTGCACCATCATCTCATTTCCTTAATCCCTTTTTCTTTTCAGCTCGAGAACATGATCAATTCAGATGTGAACACTCAACATTAGGCTTTGTATTAACAGTATTTGTCAGAGTAAATTAGTTACATGattcacatttaaaaatatttagTAAAGAAGACCTTTCATCGCTCTAAAATATTTCAGTTTCTGTGATATTTGACGTATGGGGTCATTATCTAAAACGAGGATATAATTTAAGACCACAATTTCTTAGCCCATCATAGACATTTAATTATTTTATAGAGAGAAACATCTGTGGTATTGATGCGTCATTACTTTTAATACTGTATATGACCAATTACAATGAATCTTCACCCGAATGTAGAAATTGCTCCTTGTGaagcaatgtaatgttggcaCAGCAGAACCAGGGGAATTTTCTCCAGCATTGCAACACCTACTGAACACTAAACACCGCTGTATCTGTTTGACTTGAGATAAGCTTACGTAATCTGCCTGTTCTGTTTTTGGAGAAAGCACAGTATTTTCAGTGACAGTGCTACGCTGCGACTTAAGCCTGACTGGTAGCTATCTCAGGTCAGCCGCCGCTCCCAGAAATGTGACCCTTGTACTTGCTGCCTTACTTCAGGTGGCACCAAACCAGCTAGTACGCAGTAAGACGACTTTTTGTCCTGGGTTTTTACACCCACTGCCTATGAGTGGGGAGTTCAAAAACACTGTCttgacacaaaaaaaacattctatCTCCCATGAAACTCAAACGCTGACTAGGCACTTCTACTGgaaatcccccccctccccccccagtgCCTCAGCCTCTCTGCGCATGAGAGAGGATTGCTGACTTATCAGCTGTCTGAGAATGTGTTGACTTGTTTGAACGGTCAATAGAACTCTCATTTGACCGATGACAAGGAAATACTACTGAGGTTGATTAATTTGTCATAGAAGCACTGGTGTCTTCCACTTTTAAATATGTTGCATCGTCCTCTATCTGAGGTGCTGTAGTAGGCCCACATGCATCATGTTATAAAGAAGACCCATCTATAAAGACAGGCAATTAAGTATTTCTGGTGATTTTGAGGATGCAGGAGAGGGATGCAAATTTAAAGACCCATCAGGGACTGACAAGAGGAATGTGAAGGCATACAATGGAGCTGAGCTGAACAGCAGAAATGGGAGTGTGAGCAGGGGGGCGTGTGGCAGAGTGAGATGTTGGCAGTGGGCAAGTTTATCGTCTCTGCGTCAGAGTGTTGTAGTCTACCACAGAGCCAGCAGACAGTCAGCTGACCCCAGCCCTGCAGCCtgagacaggaggggaggggggagagacgcgcagagagagggagggagggagagagggatgtgaagagagggggtggagggtaggaagagagagagagagagagatggagaaagaacgTGAGAGGTAGATGAAGGGAGATCAAGGGGGAGGGAGCGCTGCAACAGACTCACTTGTAGGAGCCTtggttccctcctcctcttcctcctcctcctcctccaccttgttCCCCGCtcctgccccaccccaccccacccgctgCAGCAGCCCAGCTCTCCACTCCACACTGTGGCTTGGAATGCCCCACTGAGCCCCACCGCTCCCGCTTTTCCTCCCGCACAGAGAAATAAAGCATGGAGAATACGGACGGTCAGCCTGCCGGACCTCACTGGAGAGAGAAGGGTACAGGCATATCATAATCAGACTTCTGTCTTTTACTGTGGCGTAGGCCCCCTGTAGTAAGATGGTGGAGATTAGCTGACGTGATGTTGATTGATGGTGTGCTGATTGTCAGgcgtgcttgcttgcttattATTTGCTGAGATTCGGTTACAGTGCTAGATAGTTATTTGAAAATATAGCAGATTGATTGACAGACTGTCAGTATGCCATGGTTGTTTGTGTTGATTTTGCGGTTGGTAGAAATGAGCCGTAGCAGCAGCAGGGTTTCTGCTGTCGGTGCTGTAGACTGCTGTGAGTGCCTGGCAACTGAACCTTTGGACCTTACTCAGGCCAGACCTGGTCATCCAAGGTGTCCAAAGGTTTTGTGGTGCAGTCATGTGTGAATCTGTAGTTTCCTGTGCAGTTGAtgtgtagaggagagggggaaagcccTTAGAAGGCAGCTGTGGCGATGTTTGTTTTGAAGGACGTATTGAATATGGATAGGCACTTGGATGGCCCATCTTTGCATGAGATGTGATGGGTGCGCTGTAAATGTGTCGCCTCTGCCAGGTGAGCTTTGAATTTATAATGGCAGACTAGGGCACTTATTGACTAAGCTTATGGTCGGACCACTTTGCCTAGATTATCACAACGACAAGCCTCATTTTCAACATTTGTTGGGATTGTGTGCAACAGTGAGTTGCAACATGTGGGCGAGTCGTAATTGCCACACTGTGACAGAGAGGGCACTGAGGGGAAGGTTCACTCCCCAAACACAGATAAGAGGCTATGGCCAAACGACGGACAAAGCCACCGCATAAAACTCGGCCGTAAAAATGACTGTTGTGTTGCCATGCTGATATCATATCCTGCCCTGCATCAAGGTGCTGTAAAAGAATGAGCAGTTACAGTATGGGCTCCGTCATTGATTGGTTTAGCTGGAATTGACTATCTCTGCTCTTCCCTTTTAATTGTCATTGCCAGCCAGGTACTGTGGCATCAAGCTGCCTCCGCAGTGTGAGATCAGCGAATCGGCGTCCCCCCCCTTGGTCGATTTTTGCCTCATGACTCAATTACACACCTGTCAAGTTTCTGTCCAAGAAACTGCTCTCGCCCCAGTAGCCTAAGCCTATGTGCTGATGGGGTTGCTTGCCTTTACAGTTTCTCAACTCTATCAGAAAATACATTCGGAAATACGTTGAGGCTCTGCATTAACTAATACTTTCATACTATGATTACGTCAAACGGTCAAATACAGTGCAATAACCTACTATTCAGTGCTGCCCTGTAGGTAGTGGGCTGTCCATTGTTTCAAGAGGGGataattaaaaaatattacaTAACCTGCCCTCATGTCAAACGAATACCTGATTAGTTGTTTTGTATTTAATTGTGTATATACACAATATGATGTGTGTGCCCATCTAATTGATTAGTATTACTCAAATTAGTTGAACAACAGGTACATTTGCAACACCAAGCGCACTGTCAGCCTACAATTGGTACCACCGTTACGTGCCTGTTGGCTTCGCAGTGAGAAGCGCAGGCAATCCAGCAGGAAGTGCCTCCCTCTCCCGCCTGCTCTGCTGACTGAGCTGCATGCACTAGAACTACACACAGAAAGCTGGTACTGTGCATGCTTGGAGGCGCGCAAGATGGATGCCAAACGGGGTTAGTTCTTTCATTGTCCCCGGTCTATCCACACAGGCTAAAGAATCTTGTCTTTCGACATGCGTTGATTTTATTTAATCCAATATACCGCTGCAATTGCGTGGAATTCGTGTACGTGTCGCGATTAAGCCCGTGTTTATTTTATGGTGCGACTGGTGTCCGTAGCTCGGCTAGCATAGCGGTCTGCAGTCTAGCTCCATAGGCTTAGCTAGGAGGATGGGCGGACTGCAAACAAGCCAGGGGATGTCAAGTGGAACCAGTTCGCAATATTTACTGCAAGAGAAACGTCGTTGTAAAGATAAATATTCGTGGTGGATGGCAGTTTGACCATGTCGTGTAATTGGATGATGTCAGTTTGTTTCATTATGTGTGGGCTATTTTTAGATTATTCCATCTGATATTTCGTGCTTACCTTATGTAGTTACAACTGCGTTGGTAATTACCAAGTGGGCTCGTGCCAGTCCATTGCATGTCTATGTCGAAAAATATTCACAATAGCGACTAAACCAAACTATCGTCCTGATCTGTCTGCAACAGAGGCATGCATTATAGCGCTAGTTCTAGCTCTGGTGATGAGTATCTATATAAGGAGAAAAAATGACGGTTGGGTAGAGGCGTTGTGAACAGAAATAAATTGCATAGAATCCGCATAGCAAAATACAATACTGTTGTGAAAATAATTTGTCAAGGCTTGACTTTCCGGTGTCAGGAGGGACATTTTTTTGAACAAAATGGGTGTAAACATATTTGAGGAACATATTGCTAAACCGGTGCTGAAAAGAGAGCAATCTCATAGCTGGTTAACTTGTACACCACAGTGTCGCACAATGTGATTTTCTCAAGTTGACGCATTGCTCCTGAAAGGAATTTCGAGCATGTCATCATAGATGTTTCCGACTGCTGAACCTCAGCTCGTTTAAAAATGTCAGTTCTAAATCTAGATTGACCTGTAAGGAATTGCAGCTGAAACTCGAACGTGGTCATCTGTGTGTAGTGTACCCCAACTGTACTACACAAACCTAGGTCCTTACTTTGTGGTAGCTTCTGAATGTGCTTTATGGAAGGGGACTCTGGCTGTAAAGGCCTCACCGGGCTGAAATCGAGTGTTGTGCGGATTAACCCTCCGGGCCCTGTGTGCTATTCTGGTAGTGAGCACTTCAATGCGTGCTATTCGAGCGCAGTGTCTCGCCTGCGTCAGCTGACGGGGACACCAAGGGATTACCTTTGACTGTTGTAATAAGTGCTGAGCTGTACTGATATGGTGTGTGGCTCTGTCGCCGCCGGTCTGAAAACACGCAGGGAACCAGCCCTTTTGGGGGTAGTTTTGATGTATAAAGGGAATTCTATTCATTATCCTACACTATATCTTGTGCAGTTGGTGAAAATAGATTCCCTTGTAGTTAGCTTTCTTGCTACCTGTCAGCAAGGCACAGCCTCCATGTAGAGCTTTTCGCTGTCAGCTGCAGGGAATCAGCACTTTATTTGTTGTATTCATTATCACAGTGCAATCTTGAGCtttaattttgttttttgtttttttcattgtaaTCCTTTGCCATGCCTTAAAGAGCAGTTTTCATCCTGTTTTTCATTTGATCCCCCTACTTGCACAATTTCGTTACACTTCTTCATCCATCCCATCAGTGCGACCCCTCTCATCATTTCCCTGTTTCTGTTTCGAGTGTAACTGTTTCTCTGGCAGTTGGTTATGGTGGTCATGCTTCACAGCGCATCACATATCCCCTCGCTCTGGTCCGGAAGTGAAGTAACGAACTCCTGCCAGGTGCAGAggg harbors:
- the LOC134441717 gene encoding reticulon-4-like → MADTEEVSSTTPSEQPKLEASPATGDVTPEAVAKVSENGELPKEVPQEAPAAVADVPAPPETAPPEPVTSTTEDATEAVTVEATAPAHTEEPVTEEKPVVVPEPEPVVVPEPVPEPVVVPEPAPVVVPEPVPEPVVVPEPEPVVVPEPAPEPVVVPEPVVVPEPVPEPVVEAHVPEPAPEPPVVVKEPPVVAAPPPEPEPVVVSEPVTVPEEPPKVEEPVVVEPPKVEEPAPAPEPKVEKPEPACEPAPAAPAPPLLMQYSAVFDLYVSNASNPTEHWSPSLLTSQDNTTVSMDSGNKDNMTSGLSAFQRDLLGGSDDDLQFDMQKNPFQSVSLADSMSTGLSHFEDEPVGFGGKPAQMSESPTPDLVQYAHDGDALDSSPFQNFGKAFESAPAPSMPPAPAAVAEPVIPPFSSSLQFSTTTAEAEEPGVVPPVLPDILKSSPLNPDKLDSGSSEGSPDTSPIHRRVTESPNIPKALSPNNPFAFDSKISLLKEMAEETEQKAKIEEEKKKLTPSPLTETFGAFDLVKEAKDTPAVEPPKKQQQQQDDDERDWDPPIKDTAKVADKFECLSFPSRKVQEDSDSECASADSLSPVLEAMAKNPTSFQVESDKVKMMPKDDNKEVVEAMEEASEPEVSSEEFEFVERPPRGAIDEFLETLDSSKFSKTPEFTSREEPTSRFDKEDLLAGVSSTTTTITTSKESATSQSSSYLLLTDPSGKSSPQRSKAGLELGDLHESLSKPTPPPPQPSTETAKKSVERTGLKVPVLTPGAARYCGIKLPPQCEISESASPPLLNNRYICNTKRTVSLQLVPPLRACWLRSEKRRQSSRKCLPLPPALLTELHALELHTESWYCACLEARKMDAKRVVDLLYWRDVKTSGVVFGAFMLLLLSLTVCSIITVLSYVALALLSVTVTFRIYKGVMQAIQKSDEGHPFKAYLEKDMALSEELVNKYSDSALGKLNGVIIELRRLFLVEDLVDSLKFAVFMWILTYVGALFNGLTLLILGLIAAFSCPIVYEKHQTQIDQQLAMINNQIKDVVGKVQAKVPGLKKKAE